A genomic region of Diachasmimorpha longicaudata isolate KC_UGA_2023 chromosome 17, iyDiaLong2, whole genome shotgun sequence contains the following coding sequences:
- the LOC135170488 gene encoding uncharacterized protein LOC135170488 yields the protein MILLIIALGFVKINFADGLICYYCTGVSEYDSCVLDNGVPSGCEKKYCTIIRRELYSPPGTLLYFLRTCQNTPQYVNAEVNDSNFRTFYHACTSDLCNSGEGRLKPNAIAPIKMEKGKVLVVPGKRISASSAFRCCPLLLGIMGSLLVLLML from the exons atgattttgttaattattgccCTGGGCttcgtgaaaattaatttcgctGACG GTTTGATATGTTATTACTGCACTGGCGTATCTGAATATGATTCCTGCGTCCTAGACAACGGAGTTCCCAGTGGATGTGAAAAGAAGTACTGCACCATTATACGTCGAGAACTTTACAGTCCACCTGGAACTTTATTGTACTTTTTGCGTACCTGTCAAAATACCCCACAGTATGTGAATGCAGAAGTCAATGACTCTAATTTCCGAACGTTCTATCATGCCTGCACATCCGATCTGTGTAATTCAGGTGAAGGGAGACTGAAACCTAATGCAATAGCACCAATAAAGATGGAAAAGGGGAAAGTCCTGGTAGTTCCTGGAAAAAGAATCTCTGCGTCATCGGCTTTTCGATGTTGTCCTCTGCTTTTAGGGATCATGGGTTCATTGCTGGTACTTTTAATGTTATga
- the LOC135170395 gene encoding uncharacterized protein LOC135170395 — translation MAVVLPVPFEELLKREPELKESDIQALREWCLKQPHLPQISDTDLAVFLHSNYYRMEPTKNTIETYYTIRTHLPEFFNNRDPFAVKELRQAFNTAAYMRLDGQTPEGYEIAFGRLMDFDPSHYVYNDCMKLWNMMTDLWIREKGTMKGHLFVMDIAGVTFGHAGRLSPLGLKKYLTFLQEGLPVRLKGLHFLHSMPVMEVILGMMKPFMKKELLEILHIHTTNDTVEKFFPTELLPNESGGKAGPIAELHAKGIKRLEANRDFFLEDEQTMRVNEALRPGKQKTVTDLFGVEGSFKKLDIDWRCACPVLHPMTILFLLNSSMISVKHELLLHISRIDCEEKSNIGRKVNKNMAVIPALPFEELLKREPELKESDIQALREWCTKQPHLPKISDTDLAVFLHSNYYRLEPTKTTIETYYTIRSHIPEFFNNRDPFGVKELRQAFNTACYMQLEGTTAEGYQIAYGRFIDLDPSHYVYNDCMKYWNMVTDLWIREKGTMKGHLFVVDIDGITFGHAGRLSPMGLKKYLTFLQEGLPVRLKGLHFINSMPVMEIILGMMKPFMKKELMEVLHIHSTIESAEKFFPMELLPNESGGKAGPLMELHAKNIKRLEANRDFFLEDEELHRVNESVRPGKQKSATDLFGVEGSFKKLDID, via the exons ATGGCGGTGGTACTTCCGGTGCCCTTCGAAGAGCTCCTGAAACGCGAACCTGAGCTGAAAGAGTCTGATATCCAGGCGCTGAGGGAATGGTGTCTGAAGCAGCCGCATTTGCCCCAAATTTCTGACACTGATTTGGCGGTATTTTTGCATAGTAATTACTATCGAATGGAGCCAACGAAGAACACAATCGAAACTTATTACACGATCCGCACTCATCTGccagaatttttcaacaatcgagatccCTTTGCAGTTAAAGAACTTCGTCAGGCTTTCAATACTGC AGCTTACATGCGTCTTGACGGACAAACTCCGGAAGGCTACGAGATAGCCTTCGGTCGTCTGATGGATTTTGATCCTTCTCACTACGTTTACAACGACTGCATGAAATTATGGAACATGATGACTGACTTGTGGATTCGGGAGAAGGGAACCATGAAGGGGCACCTGTTCGTCATGGACATCGCGGGGGTGACTTTCGGTCATGCTGGTAGATTGAGTCCCCTGGGACTCAAGAAGTACCTCACGTTCTTGCAGGAAGGGCTCCCAGTGCGCCTGAAGGGACTTCATTTCCTCCACTCCATGCCAGTTATGGAAGTTATTCTGGGGATGATGAAACCCTTCATGAAGAAGGAACTACTGGAGATC CTACATATCCACACGACCAACGATACCGTTGAGAAATTCTTTCCCACTGAACTTCTGCCGAACGAATCAGGAGGCAAAGCTGGCCCTATTGCTGAACTCCATGCGAAAGGTATCAAACGACTCGAGGCCAATCGCGATTTCTTCCTGGAGGACGAGCAGACAATGCGAGTGAACGAAGCTTTGCGTCCTGGAAAGCAGAAGACTGTAACTGATCTCTTCGGAGTTGAGGGAAGCTTTAAAAAGTTGGATAtagattg GAGGTGTGCGTGTCCTGTTCTCCACCCAATGACAATCCTATTCCTTTTGAATAGCTCCATGATCAGTGTTAAACATGAGCTCCTGTTGCACATTTCGCGGATAGACTGCGAAGAGAAATCGAATATA GGGAggaaagtgaataaaaatatggcAGTGATACCTGCTCTGCCCTTCGAAGAGCTCTTGAAGCGTGAACCTGAACTCAAGGAGTCGGATATTCAGGCCCTTCGAGAGTGGTGCACAAAGCAGCCCCATTTGCCGAAAATATCGGACACTGATTTGGCGGTATTTTTACACAGTAATTACTATCGTTTGGAGCCAACGAAGACCACTATCGAAACGTATTATACAATTAGATCGCACATACCCGAGTTCTTCAATAATCGAGATCCCTTTGGAGTGAAGGAACTTCGTCAGGCATTCAATACTGC GTGTTATATGCAGCTCGAGGGAACAACAGCTGAAGGGTATCAAATAGCCTACGGTCGTTTCATCGATCTTGACCCTTCGCACTACGTTTACAATGACTGCATGAAGTACTGGAACATGGTGACTGACttgtggattcgtgagaagggAACCATGAAGGGCCATCTTTTCGTCGTTGACATTGACGGCATCACCTTCGGTCACGCAGGTCGATTGAGCCCAATGGGGTTGAAGAAGTACCTCACGTTTTTGCAGGAAGGGCTTCCGGTTCGTCTCAAGGGACTTCACTTCATCAATTCCATGCCAgttatggaaattattttgggAATGATGAAACCGTTCATGAAGAAGGAATTGATGGAAGTC CTTCACATTCACTCGACCATCGAGAGcgcagaaaaattttttccaatggaGCTCTTGCCAAACGAATCGGGAGGTAAAGCTGGTCCACTGATGGAACTCCACGCGAAGAACATCAAGAGACTCGAGGCAAATCGCGATTTCTTTCTGGAGGACGAGGAACTCCACCGAGTCAACGAGTCTGTTCGTCCTGGAAAACAAAAATCGGCGACTGATCTCTTCGGAGTTGAGGGGAGCTTCAAGAAACTGGACATTGACTAA
- the LOC135170466 gene encoding uncharacterized protein LOC135170466 isoform X2 has product MMSTWTERMHRRAATLGNVVTSCGHPSSVPPYPRRLEKVKFGVPLDEVCKNDIPGPLLVLILKLNKEAPHRKDVFRAPGHQGNMKKLIHFLQTGRLVNIDNFSVYTIASVLKKFLRKIPGGVFGREGEQQLFTIIQLDSIEQQRDQIHKLITSLPIYTQRLLVLLFGTFRVVAVNSERARTGMSSEALGVSVAPSFFQSCVSDGKTAKMEDVLRFKVATRVMKFMIDNFGVSNLFGRENYEFYARITGRILKVDEDWIFSFRYPPDSLVSRQLSLEAEKTWLQYECERWGLKFNLESMSHQEESQSTPALIHVPETIELTSSLGMIPENTLLESYTRLSVSLEENGLFQASSRSSSNGSHHSRHGDIMTLDELRAVNRYAESTKSLSYLPQVHERQTARMRTRSEWFLTPVGERLTGTDSDPTAIHILRGSNRSSSGNIATGLSASAESVKRPSLRRTASREKSRLHRSSSRRNKENGAKCRSDSGKSRSLEAMKMKRVSMDQPTEKFLKNSEELSNEVDKNVEMPIGPQDCTEMDVQTFHVTLTYKPRI; this is encoded by the exons ATGATGAGTACGTGGACTGAGAGAATGCACAGGAGGGCTGCCACCCTTGGCAATGTTGTCACGAGTTGTGGACATCCCAGCTCGGTGCCACCGTATCCGAGGAGACTCGAAAA GGTGAAGTTTGGAGTTCCACTCGACGAAGTCTGCAAGAATGATATTCCTGGTCCATTACTG GTTCTTATTCTGAAACTCAATAAAGAGGCTCCACATCGGAAGGATGTATTCCGAGCGCCAGGACATCAGGggaacatgaaaaaattgatacatTTTCTTCAGACTGGCCGATTAGTTAACATTGACAACTTCAGTGTTTACACGATAGCCAGTGTGCTGAAGAAATTTTTGCGTAAAATTCCTGGTGGAGTGTTTGGGCGCGAGGGTGAGCAGCAATTGTTCACGATTATACAACTGGATAGTATCGAGCAACAACGGGACCAGATACATaa GTTAATCACTTCATTACCAATATACACCCAACGCCTGCTGGTACTACTCTTCGGGACGTTCAGGGTAGTTGCAGTAAATAGCGAACGAGCTAGAACGGGAATGTCGAGTGAAGCCCTTGGTGTTTCTGTCGCACCTTCGTTCTTTCAAAGCTGCGTGAGTGATGGAAAAACTGCTAAAATGGAAGATGTCTTGAGGTTCAAG GTTGCAACTCGAGTTATGAAATTCATGATTGATAATTTTGGTGTGTCGAATCTCTTTGGACGTGAGAACTACGAATTCTACGCGCGAATCACTGGACGAATACTCAAGGTCGACGAAGATTGGATATTTAGTTTTAGATATCCACCGGATTCTCTTGTATCAA gaCAATTGTCCCTAGAAGCTGAAAAAACATGGCTGCAATATGAATGCGAACGTTGGGgactgaaatttaatttggaaT CAATGTCGCATCAGGAGGAGTCCCAATCGACGCCCGCGTTGATTCACGTACCAGAGACTATAGAGCTAACATCGTCCTTGGGAATGATCCCAGAGAACACCCTCCTCGAGAGTTACACAAGGCTATCAGTGAGCCTCGAGGAAAATGGCCTCTTTCAG GCATCCAGCAGATCCTCAAGCAACGGTAGTCATCATTCACGCCACGGAGACATAATGACCCTAGACGAACTGAGGGCAGTTAACCGTTATGCTGAGAGCACAAAGAGCCTCAGTTATCTGCCACAG GTGCACGAGAGGCAAACAGCACGTATGCGCACCAGGTCTGAGTGGTTTTTGACACCGGTTGGGGAGAGATTAACTGGAACTGATAGTGATCCAACTGCTATACACATTCTTAGGGGATCCAATCGCTCGTCGTCGGGAAATATCG caACAGGTCTGAGTGCCAGTGCTGAGTCTGTAAAGCGTCCGAGTCTTCGTCGAACTGCCTCGAGAGAGAAATCCCGTTTGCACCGTAGCTCATCTCGTAGAAACAAGGAGAACGGTGCAAAGTGTCGAAGTGACTCGGGAAAGTCACGTTCTCTCGAAGCAATGAAGATGAAGAGAGTCTCCATGGACCAGCCAACGGAGAAATTTCTTAAAAACAGTGAGGAACTCTCCAACGAGGTTgacaaaaatgtggaaatGCCAATTGGTCCACAGGACTGCACTGAAATGGACGTCCAGACATTCCACGTCACTCTTACATACAAACCTCGTATATGA
- the LOC135170482 gene encoding uncharacterized protein LOC135170482, producing MKSFVTLGILLLISACLGDVSHLLQDNYYVETTTPPSPPVPYSFHYKAGRFPGNVDRFQSESGDGSGSVQGTYSFIDPKFKIRTVDYTADKNGFHPVLKNYEEFQTPPEDSEAVKRERERHLALYHRIAENNAHGLTFLPKETAGVARAKERHLELFKKIAAEHQVIAAEREAERLAYEATSIPNDVNNQHIY from the exons ATGAAGTCATTT GTCACCCTCGGTATTCTCCTGTTAATATCGGCGTGCCTGGGAGACGTTTCTCACCTCCTCCAGGATAATTACTACGTGGAGACGACGACCCCACCGTCACCTCCTGTTCCCTACAGTTTTCATTACAAGGCCGGACGTTTTCCTGGAAATGTCGATCGGTTCCAGTCCGAGTCTGGCGATGGATCCGGAAGTGTTCAAG GAACTTATTCATTTATCGATCCCAAATTCAAAATTCGAACTGTCGACTACACAGCAGATAAAAATGGTTTTCATCCGGTTTTGAAGAACTACGAAGAGTTCCAGACCCCCCCAGAAGACTCAGAAGCTGTAAAACGTGAGAGGGAGAGGCATTTGGCCCTTTACCACCGAATCGCTGAGAACAATGCCCACggtctcacgttccttcctaAG GAAACTGCAGGTGTTGCTAGAGCTAAGGAACGTCACCTCGAGCTGTTCAAGAAAATCGCTGCAGAGCACCAGGTGATAGCTGCCGAGCGCGAGGCAGAGCGTCTCGCTTATGAAGCCACCTCAATCCCCAACGACGTCAACAATCAGCatatttactga
- the LOC135170466 gene encoding rho GTPase-activating protein 20 isoform X1, whose translation MMSTWTERMHRRAATLGNVVTSCGHPSSVPPYPRRLEKVKFGVPLDEVCKNDIPGPLLVLILKLNKEAPHRKDVFRAPGHQGNMKKLIHFLQTGRLVNIDNFSVYTIASVLKKFLRKIPGGVFGREGEQQLFTIIQLDSIEQQRDQIHKLITSLPIYTQRLLVLLFGTFRVVAVNSERARTGMSSEALGVSVAPSFFQSCVSDGKTAKMEDVLRFKAEVSVATRVMKFMIDNFGVSNLFGRENYEFYARITGRILKVDEDWIFSFRYPPDSLVSRQLSLEAEKTWLQYECERWGLKFNLESMSHQEESQSTPALIHVPETIELTSSLGMIPENTLLESYTRLSVSLEENGLFQASSRSSSNGSHHSRHGDIMTLDELRAVNRYAESTKSLSYLPQVKIGEV comes from the exons ATGATGAGTACGTGGACTGAGAGAATGCACAGGAGGGCTGCCACCCTTGGCAATGTTGTCACGAGTTGTGGACATCCCAGCTCGGTGCCACCGTATCCGAGGAGACTCGAAAA GGTGAAGTTTGGAGTTCCACTCGACGAAGTCTGCAAGAATGATATTCCTGGTCCATTACTG GTTCTTATTCTGAAACTCAATAAAGAGGCTCCACATCGGAAGGATGTATTCCGAGCGCCAGGACATCAGGggaacatgaaaaaattgatacatTTTCTTCAGACTGGCCGATTAGTTAACATTGACAACTTCAGTGTTTACACGATAGCCAGTGTGCTGAAGAAATTTTTGCGTAAAATTCCTGGTGGAGTGTTTGGGCGCGAGGGTGAGCAGCAATTGTTCACGATTATACAACTGGATAGTATCGAGCAACAACGGGACCAGATACATaa GTTAATCACTTCATTACCAATATACACCCAACGCCTGCTGGTACTACTCTTCGGGACGTTCAGGGTAGTTGCAGTAAATAGCGAACGAGCTAGAACGGGAATGTCGAGTGAAGCCCTTGGTGTTTCTGTCGCACCTTCGTTCTTTCAAAGCTGCGTGAGTGATGGAAAAACTGCTAAAATGGAAGATGTCTTGAGGTTCAAG GCGGAAGTCTCC GTTGCAACTCGAGTTATGAAATTCATGATTGATAATTTTGGTGTGTCGAATCTCTTTGGACGTGAGAACTACGAATTCTACGCGCGAATCACTGGACGAATACTCAAGGTCGACGAAGATTGGATATTTAGTTTTAGATATCCACCGGATTCTCTTGTATCAA gaCAATTGTCCCTAGAAGCTGAAAAAACATGGCTGCAATATGAATGCGAACGTTGGGgactgaaatttaatttggaaT CAATGTCGCATCAGGAGGAGTCCCAATCGACGCCCGCGTTGATTCACGTACCAGAGACTATAGAGCTAACATCGTCCTTGGGAATGATCCCAGAGAACACCCTCCTCGAGAGTTACACAAGGCTATCAGTGAGCCTCGAGGAAAATGGCCTCTTTCAG GCATCCAGCAGATCCTCAAGCAACGGTAGTCATCATTCACGCCACGGAGACATAATGACCCTAGACGAACTGAGGGCAGTTAACCGTTATGCTGAGAGCACAAAGAGCCTCAGTTATCTGCCACAGGTAAAAATTGGCGAAGTTTAA
- the LOC135170477 gene encoding alpha-tocopherol transfer protein-like — protein sequence MAVVPPVPFDELLNREPELKESDIQALRDWCSKQPHLPKISDTDLAVFLHSNYYRIEPTKNTIESYYTMRTHLPEFFSNRDPFVGKDLRQAFNTVACMQLEGRTPEGYQIAFGCLMDFDASHYVYNDTMKFWNMVTDLWIREKGTMEGHIFVIDVMGVTFGHAGRLSPLGLKKYLTFLQEALPVRLKGVHFIHSLPVMEVILAMAKPFLKKELLEILHFHTTNDTAEKFFPIELLPNESGGKAGPVKDLHVKNIKRLEANREFFLEDEQTMRVTEALRPGKQKTVTDLFGVEGSFKKLDID from the exons ATGGCGGTGGTACCTCCGGTGCCCTTCGACGAACTCCTGAATCGTGAACCTGAGCTGAAAGAGTCTGACATCCAGGCGCTGAGGGACTGGTGTTCAAAGCAGCCACATTTGCCGAAAATTTCGGACACCGATTTAGCGGTATTTTTGCACAGCAATTATTATCGAATCGAACCAACGAAGAACACTATCGAAAGTTACTACACGATGCGCACACATCTACCGGAGTTCTTCAGCAATCGAGATCCCTTCGTAGGAAAGGACCTCCGTCAGGCTTTCAACACTGT AGCTTGTATGCAACTTGAAGGACGAACTCCGGAAGGGTATCAGATAGCGTTTGGTTGTCTTATGGACTTTGACGCTTCTCATTACGTTTACAATGACACCATGAAATTCTGGAATATGGTAACTGACTTGTGGATACGTGAGAAGGGGACCATGGAGGGGcatatttttgttattgacGTGATGGGGGTGACTTTCGGTCACGCGGGTAGATTGAGTCCCCTGGGACTCAAGAAGTACCTCACGTTCTTGCAGGAGGCACTTCCGGTGCGTTTGAAGGGGGTTCACTTCATTCATTCTCTGCCAGTTATGGAAGTTATTCTGGCGATGGCGAAGCCTTTCCTGAAAAAGGAGTTGTTGGAGATC CTCCACTTTCATACGACTAATGACACCGCTGAAAAATTCTTTCCCATTGAGCTTCTGCCGAATGAATCGGGGGGTAAAGCGGGTCCTGTTAAGGACTTGCatgtgaaaaatatcaaacgaCTCGAGGCTAATCGCGAGTTCTTCCTGGAGGACGAACAAACAATGCGAGTAACTGAGGCTTTGCGTCCTGGAAAGCAGAAGACTGTCACTGATCTCTTTGGAGTCGAGGGGAGCTTTAAGAAACTGGACatcgattaa
- the LOC135170476 gene encoding alpha-tocopherol transfer protein-like → MAVVHPVPFEELLKREPELQESDILALREWCSKQPHLPKISDTDLAVFLHSNYYRVEPTKNTIETYYTLRTHLPEYFADRDPFVVKELRQAFNTAAYMQLEGRTPEGFEITYGRLIDLDPSHFTWNDTMKLWNMVTDLWIRESGTMKGHLFVVDITGVTFGHAGRLSPLGFKKYLTFLQDALPVRLKGLHFIHSSPVMEVILSMMKPFMKKELLEILHVHTDNNTVAKFFPIELLPNESGGKGGRVLELHEKNIKKLEANRGWFLEDEQTMRVNENLRPGKQKTATDLFGVEGSFKKLDID, encoded by the exons atggCTGTAGTACACCCGGTGCCGTTCGAGGAGCTCCTGAAACGTGAACCTGAACTCCAGGAGTCTGATATCCTGGCGCTGAGGGAGTGGTGCTCGAAGCAGccgcatttgccaaaaatttcTGATACTGATTTGGCAGTTTTTTTACACAGTAATTACTATCGCGTGGAGCCAACGAAAAATACTATCGAAACGTATTATACCCTGCGGACGCATTTACCGGAGTATTTCGCAGATCGAGATCCCTTCGTGGTCAAGGAACTTCGACAGGCGTTTAACACAGC AGCTTACATGCAACTCGAGGGAAGAACCCCAGAAGGATTCGAGATAACGTACGGCCGTCTCATAGACCTCGATCCTTCGCACTTCACCTGGAATGACACCATGAAGTTATGGAACATGGTCACTGACTTATGGATCCGCGAATCAGGAACCATGAAGGGACATCTCTTCGTCGTGGACATCACGGGGGTGACGTTTGGTCACGCCGGTCGATTGAGTCCTCTAGGGTTTAAGAAATACCTCACATTCCTGCAGGACGCACTCCCAGTTCGCCTGAAGGGCCTTCACTTCATTCATTCGTCGCCAGTCATGGAGGTCATCCTCTCGATGATGAAGCCCTTCATGAAAAAGGAACTGTTGGAAATC CTCCACGTGCATACCGATAACAACACCGTCGCCAAATTTTTCCCGATCGAACTTCTGCCCAATGAGTCGGGGGGTAAAGGTGGTCGTGTtctggaactacacgagaaaaatataaagaaaCTCGAGGCTAATCGGGGCTGGTTCCTGGAGGACGAGCAGACTATGCGCGTCAACGAGAACCTGCGTCCTGGAAAGCAAAAGACTGCGACTGACTTGTTCGGAGTGGAGGGAAGCTTCAAGAAGCTGGACATTGATTAg